DNA sequence from the Geobacter sp. AOG2 genome:
GCGGAAGCCGCAGGTATGGGCAAGTGCCGTGACCGCCCGGCCCACATGGCCGGTCCCGAACATGACCAGAAGCGTCCGGCGACCCTGAGGCTCGATAAAGACCGTCATGCTGCCGCCGCAGGCGAAGCCCTGGTCCTCGGTCAGCACAAAGGGGAGCGTCCTGTGCCCGCCGTCGCCGAGAGCGGCCAGGGCTGCCTCGACGCTTTCCAACTCCACCCTGCCGCCCCCCACACTCCCTAATACCGTGCCGTCGCCCCGCACCAGCATCTTGGCGCCGGATTTGCGGGGGGACGAACCGCTGTGCGCGATGACGGTGGCGAGGGCAAACGGTTCGCCCAGCCGGGCGAGCCGCGCCATCTCCTCGTAGAGTTCAAGATCGGTCATGCCTTGCTCCGGGCGGCCATGACCTTTTCCGGCGTCAGGGGTAGCGACCGTATCCGTGCGCCCGTGGCGGCGAACAGTGCATTGGCCACGGCCGGCGCGATGGGGGGCACGCCCGGTTCGCCCACGCCGCCGGGCGGTTCGTCGCTGGGGATGATGTGTACCTCCACCAGGGGCGAACCCTGCATGCGTACCAGCGGGTAGGTGTCGAAATTTCCCTGTTCCACCCGGCCGTTTTTGAGGGTGATGGCCCCGTAGAGCGCCGCGGAGAGACCGAAGACGATGCCCGACTCCATCTGAGCCGCGATGGTGTCAGGGTTGACGATCCGGCCGCAGTCGATGGCGCAGACGACACGGTGGACCTGCACTTGGCCCGCGGCATCCAGGGAGACCTCGGCTACCTGGGCGACGAAGCTGCCGAAGGACTCGTGCAGGGCAATGCCCCGGCCGGTACCGACCGGCAGTTTTGTCCCCCAGCCCGCCTTTTCGGCCGCCGTCTGCAGCACGGCCAGATGGCGGGGGTGGTTTGCCAGCAGGGCGCGGCGGTACTGGTAGGGGTCCTTGCCGGCGCTGTGGGCCAGTTCATCCAGGAAACTCTCCACCACGAAGGCGTTGTGGGAATGCCCCACCGAGCGCCACCAGAGCACCGGTACCCCGTTCTTGGTCGTGTGCAGGTCCACCAGCAGGTTCGGTATGGCGTACGGGGTATCGGCCGCCCCCTCCACCGAGGTGTGGTCGATGCCGCCCTTCACCATGGCCGACTCGAAAGCGGTGCCGGCGATGATCGACTGCCCCACGATGGTGTGGCGCCAGGCCAGGGGGTACCCCTTGTCGTCAAGGCAGGCGGCAATGCGGTCATACCACATGGGACGGTAGAATCCGGCCCGCATGTCGTCGTCGCGGGAGCGGATCACCTTGACCGGCTTCCCGACCGCCTTGGCCACCTGCACCGCCTCGACGACGAAATCCGACGCGGGACAGGCCCTCCGGCCGAAGCCCCCGCCCAGGAAGGTGGTCTCCAGAGCGACCTGTTCCGGCTTGAGCCCGGCCTCACGAGCGGCGGCGTTGCGGTCCACGGTCTGGAACTGGGAGCCGGTGCGGATCAGGCAATGGTCCTTTTTCAAGTCCACGAAGCAGTTGAGCGGTTCCATGGTGGCATGGGCCAGGTAGGGGACTTCGTATTCGGCCTGCAGGGGATGGGCCGCCTTGGCCAGTTCGGTAGGGGCATCGCCGTCGTGGCGCGCCGCCAGGCCGGGCATGGCGGAGAGCCGGGCATACTCCTCGCGCATGGCGGGAGTGGATATCTGCGCCCATTGTCCCTCGTCCCAGGTAATCTCCAGCGCCTCGCGTCCCTTCTGGGCAGGCCAGAAACCCTCGGCAACCACCGCCACGCCGGCGGGCACGGCCACGACCTGCTTCACCCCCGGCACCGTAAGGGCCTTTTTCGCGTCGAAACTCTTCACTGTTCCGCCGAACACCGGCGGCCGGGCGATGACCGCAGTCAGCATGCCGGGGACGTGCACGTCAATACCGAAGATCGCCGTCCCGTTGATTTTGGCCGGGCTGTCCAGGCGGTGGATCGGTTTGCCGAGCAGTTTTCTCTGTTTGGGATTCTTCAGTTTCGGTTCCTGGGGCACCGGCAGTTTGGCGGCCCTGGTCGCCAGGCTGCCGTAGCCCGCGCGCTTGCCGCCGGGGCCGACGACCACGCCGTTCTCGGCACGGCAGGCGGAGGGTTCCACTTTCCAACTTTTGGCGGCTGCCGCCACCAGCATCTCGCGGGCCGCCGCACCGGCCTTGGAGAGTCGCTCCCATTCGGACCGCACGCTGGTGCTGCCGCCGGTCACCATGATCGCGCCGAACTGGGTGTGGTTGTATTCCGGCGCCACCGGCGCCGCTTGGACCCGTACCCGTTTCCAGTCGCACTCGAGTTCCTCGGCGATCAGCATGGGGAGGGAGGTGTAGACCCCCTGACCCATCTCGGATTTATTGACGATGACGGTCACGCTGCCGTCGGTGCCGATGCGCAGGAAGGCGTTGGGGGCAAAGGTCGTCGCCGCGGCAGCGGCGTCACGGCCACCCAGGGGGATGTGGCAGGCCAGCACCAATCCGCCTCCCACCAGCAGGCCGGTCTTGATGAATTCCCGTCGGCTCACCTTGATGATCTCGCTCATGACCGTTTCCCTCCCTTTCCCGCCTTGGCGGCGGTATGGATCGCCCGACGGATGCGGCCATAGGTGCCGCAGCGGCAGAGGTTGCCGCTCATGGCAGCGTCGATGTCGGCATCCGTGGGGTGGGGCTTCTGCTCCATGAGGGCCACGGCGCTCATGATCTGCCCCGGCTGGCAGTAACCGCACTGGGAAACCTCGTCGGCCAGCCAGGCCTTTTTTACGGGATGGTTTTCGGCAATACCCTCGATGGTGGTGACCTTCTTGCCCTGCACATCGCTGAGCGGTGTGATACAGGAACGTTCCGGCCGGCCGTCGATATGGACCGTGCAGGCGCCGCACAATCCCTCGCCGCAGCCGAATTTTGTGCCGGTGAGATGCAGGTGGTCCCGCAGCACCCAGAGGAGCGGGGTGTCGGGGCTGAGTTCCACGGCCTGTTTCTTGCCATTCAGAGAGAAGGTGATCACGGTTTCCTCCTTTGATTCGGTATGTTCCAATGGGTACGAGATGGTCGGGGGATGTTCTCGCGCGTCTAAAAATTGTAGCCGGAAATCGTCCGTCGGCAACCGATGTATGCATTAAAATTGCATAATTGATAGCGATATATAATTGAATTTACATCGCAAATCCGAGGGTCAGTGCCATCTGGCGTGGTTTTGAGCTTATCACGCACAGGGTGTTGACATGGCCCGGAGACATGTCAACATTTTAAAGCAGGTAGTTACGAGAGAAAGGGGGTACAGCGATGAAGATCGAACACACGCCGGTTACCGGCCGGGAAGAGAAGGATAACCTGATGCCGCAGATGCGAGCCCTGTCGGAATTTTATGAAGCCCTCAACAGCAGGGATATGGAAAAAATGGCGCAAAATTGGGTACCGAGCGATGAGGCTGTCATGGACAACCCCCTGGGGGGCATCAAGCGCGGTTGGGAAGAGATCAGGGACGTGTATGAACGGCTTTTCGGCAGCCGGTCCGAATATCGGTTCGAGTTCTACGATTACACTCTCCACGGGGCGGGAGAACTGTTCTATGTCGTGGGAAGGGAGCGGGGTATGTTCAGCATGGAAGGGACGGTTCTCGACCTGGCCATCAGGACGAGCAGGATCTTCAGGCTCATGGACGGCCGCTGGCGCCAGGTCCACCACCACGGTTCAATCGAGGACCCGGACCTACTGGCGAGCTATCAGAAAGCTGTGCTGGGAAAGGGTTGATTGAGCGGGCCTAGGCCCGCTCCAGTCCGGCGAACCGGAGCAACAGCTTCTTGGGGCCCGCAGAGTTGAACCAGACGATGGCCTTCTGGGCTTCGCCGCTTCCCTCGATCTTCCTGATGGTGCCGACCCCGAACTTGGCGTGCCGCACCTTCATGCCCACAAAGACCTCACCGTATTCCTCCTCCGGCTCCGGAACGACCTCTATCTCGTTAGTGTCGCTGAATTGAGCGGCTGCGGCCAGGTTGTGGCTTTCGGCGTATTCCTGCCGGATGGCCGGTGTCCGTCCGAACGTCCGCTCGGTCCGGTAGCCGCTCCCTGTCCCGTTTCCTTCCTCATCCAGCAACTCTCCCGGGATATCTTTGAGAAAACGGGACGGCGGGTTGGACTGGTCCTGGCCGAACAGGTAGCGCCGGCGGGCGTTCAGGAGGTAGAGCCGCTCCCGCGCACGGGTCATGCCCACGTAGCACAGGCGCCGCTCCTCCTCCATGCCGTCCAGGTCGTCCAAAGCGCGGACATGGGGGAAAAGGCGCTCCTCCATGCCGATCATGAAGACCGCTTTGAACTCCAGGCCTTTGGCGGCGTGGAGCGTCATCAGCGTCACCGAGGGTTTGCCCTGCTCCCCCTGCTCCAGGTCCGAGACCAGGGAAACCTGCTCCAGAAATTCGGACAGACCGGCGTCGGGATCCCTCTCGCAGAACTCCTCCATGGCCGCCAAGAGTTGTTCCAGGTTCTCCAACCGCTCCGCATCATCCTCGTCCCGGCTCTCCTTGAGCCGGGTCAGGTAGCCGCTCTCCTCCATCACCATGCGGGTCAGCCCCGGCAAGCCCAGGGATGCGCCGGTTTCCCGGAAGCGCTCCATCATGGCGGCAAAGGCTGCGACCTTAGCCCGCGGCCCGGCCCCTAACAACCCGCTTTCCGCGGCATCTTGCAGGGCTGTGTACATGCTGGTTCCCCCCCGGCTGGCCTGGAGGGAAATTTTGTCGATGCTGGCACTGCCGATGCCCCGGGCCGGGACGTTGATGATCCGCTTCAGGGAGATCTCGTCGGCCGGGTTGTCCAGCACTCGCAAGTAGGCCAGGACATCCTTGACCTCCATACGGGCGTAAAACCTGACGCCGCCCACGATGTGATAGGGGAGCGCCTCGGACACCAGAGCTTCTTCAACCTGACGCGATTGGGCGTTGGTGCGGTAGAAGACCGCCATCTCCTCCAGAGGGATTCCACCTGCCCGCAGGCGGGAGATCTCGCGGCATACGGTGCGCGCCTCCTCCCGGTCCGATTCCACCCGCAGGTAGCGGATGTTTTCTCCGGCCGGGTTTTCGGTCCAGAGGGTCTTGCCTTTTCGGCCGAAATTGTGCCTGACCACCTCTCCGGCCGCCTTGAGGATGGTGGCTGTGGAGCGGTAATTCTGCTCCAGGCGGACCACGCGCACGCCGGGGAAGTCTTTTTCGAATTCCAGGATGTTGCGGATGTCGGCCCCGCGCCAGGAATAGATGGACTGGTCGTCGTCCCCCACCACGCACAGGTTACGCCGCTCCCCCGCCAGGAGCTTGATCAGGCCGTACTGCACCGGGTTGGTGTCCTGGTACTCGTCCACCAGGATCCATTGGAAACGCTCCTGGTAGTGGCGTCGCACTTCGGGGAATTGGGACAGCAGGCGCACGGTCTGGATCAGCATGTCGCCGAAGTCCAGGGCGTTGCATTTCTTTAGTCGTTCCTGATAGGCGGCATAGATGCGCACCAGCCGCTCGTTGAAAATGTCGCCGGTTGCCACGGCGTCCAGATCCTCGGGGAACAGGCCGCGGTTCTTGAAGTCGTCGATCTTGGCGCCGATGGTCTTGGGGGGAAAGCGTTTGTCGTCCAGGTTGAGTTCGGCCAGCACGTCCTTCAGGAGGCGCTCGGAGTCCTTGTCGTCGTAGATGGCAAACGACGATTCGTAACCCAGATGGTGGATCTCTCTGCGGAGGATGCGGCCACAGGCTGCGTGAAAGGTGGAAATCTGGGGTACTTCCCCGCCGCCGAGCAGCTTCCTGACCCGCTCGGCCATCTCATTGGCGGCCTTGTTGGTAAAGGTTACGGCCAGGATATTCCAGGGGGGTACACCCCGCTCACGGATCAAGTGGGCGATGCGATGGGTGATGACACGGGTTTTGCCCGATCCGGCTCCGGCCAGGATCAGGAGCGGTCCCTCGCCGTGCAGCACGGCCTCTTTCTGGGGCGGGTTGAGGTGGGTAAGGAGATTCATGGTTCTTTTTTAGTCGCTGGAGGGATGCGCGTCAAGCGGAAAGCCGTGCCCTAAAAATAGTCAACTATTGACCGGCGGGAGAATGTTGATACAATAGGGGTGCACAAAGTGCCTTTATTTGAGGCAGGGCGCCGCAATAATCAGCGCACGTCAGGATGTGTTTTTTAGTTTAACTAAAATTTTGTCGGTTTGTTTTTTCGGGAAGCAACAAGTCCAACTCCAGCGAGACAGCAGCAGTCTTTCCCCTGACCGGTCACTTTAAAAAGTGCGTATACTTTGACTATGGTCAAATAGGCATACTTTCTGCTCTTGCCATGAATACTCCTGTTGCTGAAAACAGGATTTTATGTAGGGCACCGGAGCCCGGCATGGGACCGTGCCGGGCTTTTCGTTATCGTAGCTCATACCAGGAGAACTTCATCCATGCTCGTAGTCGCCTGTATCAAGCAGGTCCCCGACACCACCCAGGTGCAGATCGACCCGGTCACCAACACCTTGGTACGCGAGGGCATCCCCTTTATCGTCAATCCCTATGATACCCATGCGCTGGAAGAGGCGTTGCGCCTGAAAGACCGCTTTGGCTGCAAGGTCGCCGCCATCTCCATGGGGCCTCCCAATGCCGAAGCGACCCTCAGAAAGGCCTTGGCCCTGGGGGTCGATATGGCTATCCTGCTTTCCGACCGGGTTTTCGGCGGAGCCGACACGCTGGCCACCAGCAACGTCCTTTCGGCGGCAATCCGCAAGTTGCACACCGAGGCGGACGAGGTTGGCCTGGTGTTATGCGGCAAGCAGACCATCGATGGCGATACCGCTCAGGTCGGCCCCGGCATTGCCACCCGACTGGCCTATCACCAGCTCACCCTGGTGGACCGCATCGACAATCTGGATGTCGGCGGCAAACGTATCCGCGTCAGCCGCAAGCTGGAAGGGCGCCACGAGATCGTCGAGGCGCCATTGCCCGCCATGCTGACCGTCGTGCGGGAACTGAACCGGCCGCGCTATCCCCGCGTACCCATGCGCCTGGCCGCAGCCGACGCCCAGGTAGAGGTCTGGAACAATCAGGTACTCAAGCTGGACGAACAGGCCATCGGCCTCAAGGGGTCGCCCACCTGGGTCAGCAAGATCTTCTCCCCGGAGCGGGCCAAAGGGGAGATCATCGGCGACGGCTATGGCGATCCCGAAGGCACGGCTGCGCTGCTGATCGATAAGCTGCTGGCGAAGGATATGCTGCCGCTCTAATAGTTACCTTTATAAAATGAAGAAAAAGGTTTTCCGACATGACTGAACCGCAACCACAACCCAAAGTGAAGAAACCACGCGGCAAGGCGCGCCTGCTGGAGGGCAAGTGCATTGCCTGCGGCGCCCGTTGCCAGAGCGTCTGCCCGGTCAATGCCATCGAGATGAACGATGCCGGTGAGCCGGTGGTCATTCCGGAAAAATGCATCGGCTGCGTCAAGTGCATCAAGATCTGTCCCGCCAGTGCCCTGGAGATGTTCTTCACCCCTGAAGAGTTGAAGATACTGGAACAACTGGCTGCTGCCGCCACCCCTGTCGAAGAGGAAGTGGACGAAGAGGCCGCGGCCCTGGCCAAAAAGCTGGCCGCCTACCGTGGCGTATGGGTCTTCGTCGAACAGACCGAGGGAGAACCGGCCAAGGTGTCGTGGGAACTGCTCGGCGTCGGAGCCCAGTTGGCCGCCTCTCTGGGGGTGGAGTTGTGCGCCCTGGTGATCGGCGAAAAGGTGGAGCATCTCTGTGCCGAGGCTTTTGCCCACGGTGCTTCCAAAGCCTACCTGGTGGATGCCCCGGTGTACCGCAACTACCGGACCGAGGCCTATCTGGAGGCCTGTTGCCACCTGATCGCCAAACACAAACCGGAGGTCATCCTCATGGGCGCCACCGGTATGGGGCGCGACCTGGCCGGAGCCGTCGCGACCCGCGTCGCCACGGGGCTGACCGCCGACTGCACCGGCCTCGGTATCGACGACAAGCGTAACCTCATGCAGACGCGCCCGGCCTTTGGCGGCAACATCATGGCAACCATCATGTGCGATAAGTTCCGTCCCCAGATGGCCACGGTCCGTCCCAACGTGATGCCGATGCCGGAGTGCCGGGAGGGCGCCACGGGCACCATCATTCGCGAGGACTTCGTGGTTCCCGAGGAGAATATTCTCACCAAGGTCATCGAGATCATCCATGATACGAAGAACAAAAGCCACGTGGATATCACGGGAGCCGAGTTCATCGTCTCCGGCGGCCGCGGCATGATGGCGCCTGAAAACTTCGCCATTCTAAAAGAATTAGCCGAGGAGTTGGGCGGCGTGGTGGGCGCCTCCCGCAGCGCCGTGGATGCCGGCTGGATGCCGGTTGACCGCCAGGTCGGCCAGACCGGCAAGACCGTCCGCCCCAAGATCTACATCGCCTGCGGCATCTCCGGCGCCATCCAGCATCTGGTCGGCATGCAGGATTCGGACATGGTCATCGCCATCAACCGCGACCGTCAGGCGCCGATCTTCGAGGTCGCCACCTACGGCATCGTCGGCGACCTGTTCCAGGTGGTCCCGGCCATCACGAAACGGATCAGGGAGTTGAAGCAGCAGCGAACGCATTGACTTTTCACATTTGCCACAGAGCCATAGAATCACAGAGAAAAAAACAAGTTGTTCAAAAATAGTCAGATCGTCGCACCCGCTAGACAGGCCCTGCGGAGGCGTAGCAGCGCTACGCCGCACAAGGGGGCCTTCGAGGACGGCGGCGAGATGGCTGTTTTTCAACAACCTTCTTGAGGTCTTGACATGACACCCAACCCGACCATATTCACCCCCCTCCTGATCGTCTCCCTCGGTATCTTTGCCTGGGGTTGCTGGCGCAGGTTCAGCCTGGTGGCCATAGGCCAGGCGGAGAACCGGTTCGACAACATAGGTCAACGTATCGGCGAAATGCTACAGTATGCCTTCGGGCAGAAGCGGGTCTTGGCCAAGCCATTCGGCCTCAATCATTTCGTCATCTTCTGGTCGTTCATCATCCTTTTGGTTTCCAATACCGAATTCCTGTTGCACGGCGTATTCCCTTCCATAAGCCTGTCACACCTGCCCGACGGCGTCTATTTTCCGCTGCTGCTGGTGATTGATGTCGTGTCGCTCCTTGCCCTCGTAGCGGTAGTCATTGCCATGGTCAGGCGGATTGTTGCGCCTCCCTATCCCGAGGCCCGCACTATCGATGCGTTCTTCATCCTGGGGCTGATCGCCACCCTGATGATGGCAAACTTCGGCATGAATGCCGCCAGGATATCCCGCCTGCCGGAAAATTATCTCGCCATTGCCCACACCTACATGCCGGTTTCGAGCGTTGTGGCCGGCCTGATTGCGTCCTCCGCAGGCGCCCTGGTGTTTAACGTCAGTTGGTGGGCGCATGCCGCCGCACTTCTGATATTCATGGCCTATCTCCCCCACAGCAAGCACATGCACATTCTGACCGCCATCCCCAACTGTTTTTTCCGGCGGTTGGAAAAGCCCAATACGCAACCGAGAGAGGAGTTCGTCGGCGGTAACACCTTTGGCGTCGCCCAGGCGGACCGCTTCACCTGGAAAGACCTGCTGGATTCCATGGCCTGTACCGAGTGCGGCCGCTGCCAGAAGGTCTGCCCGGCAAACATTACCGGCAAGCCGCTCAATCCGAGGGCTGTTGTCCACGATATCAAGGTCAACCTGCTGGAGAACGGTGCACTGCTCAAACAGGGAGCAGCCCCGGCCAAACCTCTGATCGGGGATGGGGGCGAGGGGAGTGTCGGAGAGGAGTCCATCTGGGGCTGCACCACCTGCGGCGCCTGCATGGAAGCCTGCCCGGTCTTCATCGAACAGATGCCCAAGATCGTCAAGATGCGTCGCCACCTTGTGGAGACCGAGGCCCACTTTCCCGAGGAGTTGCTCAACCTGTTCGAGAACATGGAGGGTCGCAGCAACCCATGGGGTATCGCCCCGTCGGAGCGCACCAAGTGGTGCGCCCAGATGGAGGTCAAGCCTTTCGACAAGAATACCACCGAGTACCTGCTCTACGTCGGCTGTGCCGGCTCGTTCGATTCGCGTAGCAAGCACGTCAGCGTGGCCCTGGCCCAACTGTTGGACAAGGCCGGTGTCTCCTGGGGGATCCTGGGCAAGGACGAGAAGTGCTGCGGCGACAGCCTGCGCCGCCTGGGCAACGAGTACGTCTTTGACCGCATGGCCAAAGAGAACGTGCGGATCTTTACCGAGCGGGGCGTCAAAAAGGTCATCACCCAGTGTCCACACTGTTTCTCGACACTGAAAAACGACTACAAACAGTACGGGCTCGAACTTGAAGTGATCCACCACAGCGAATTCCTGCGGAATCTGGTGCAGGACGGCTATCTCAAGCAGGAGGGGGCATCCGCGGAGTTGGGGGCCACCGTATTTCACGATTCCTGTTACCTGGGAAGGCACAACGACGTGTACGATGCGCCGCGCGAGGTGATCAAGCTGGCCACCGGGGCGGCCCCGGCCGAGATGGAGCGCAACCGCAACAACGCTTTCTGTTGCGGGGCCGGCGGCGGCAGGATGTGGATGGAAGAGCATACCGGCGAGCGGATCAACCTCAACCGGGTCAAGGAGGCGTTGGAGGAGAAACCGGACACCATTTGCGTTTCCTGCCCCTATTGCCTGACCATGTTCGAGGACGGGCTCAAGGATGTGAAAGCCGACAGCGTCAAGGTGCGCGATGTGGCAGAGGTTCTGGCCGAGGCCGTGCTCAGGTAGGTTTCGACTGGATAAAAGGCTATAACAAACTGTGCAAACCCGAGGGCCCCGGCAGTGCTGACGGGGCCTTTCAGGCATATACTGGCATGTTAGATGCAACTCCATTTGGTATCCGATGGCCACCGGGAGGATGATACATGAAGACAGTTTTAATATGTGACGACGAGCCGCTTATCAGAATGGGTCTGAAAGCCATGCTCATGGATCTTGGATTCGAAGACGTCCTGGAATGCGGGGATGGTAAAAGTGCCGTGGAGATGGCCATGGCGAGCTTTCCCGATATGGCGGTCCTGGATGTGGTCATGCCGGAAATGGACGGGATAACCGCCGCAAAA
Encoded proteins:
- a CDS encoding (2Fe-2S)-binding protein, whose protein sequence is MITFSLNGKKQAVELSPDTPLLWVLRDHLHLTGTKFGCGEGLCGACTVHIDGRPERSCITPLSDVQGKKVTTIEGIAENHPVKKAWLADEVSQCGYCQPGQIMSAVALMEQKPHPTDADIDAAMSGNLCRCGTYGRIRRAIHTAAKAGKGGKRS
- a CDS encoding XdhC family protein — encoded protein: MTDLELYEEMARLARLGEPFALATVIAHSGSSPRKSGAKMLVRGDGTVLGSVGGGRVELESVEAALAALGDGGHRTLPFVLTEDQGFACGGSMTVFIEPQGRRTLLVMFGTGHVGRAVTALAHTCGFRVVAVDERPDCSTHALLPGADTIICAPVKDSFRQLALDRDSFAVIATPGHLHDFDAVRGCLATETGFIGLLGSRRKRETLLAILEKEGFGEEQRGRIVTPVGLDIGAQTPEEIAVSIVGQLIQLRKKP
- a CDS encoding electron transfer flavoprotein subunit alpha, with amino-acid sequence MTEPQPQPKVKKPRGKARLLEGKCIACGARCQSVCPVNAIEMNDAGEPVVIPEKCIGCVKCIKICPASALEMFFTPEELKILEQLAAAATPVEEEVDEEAAALAKKLAAYRGVWVFVEQTEGEPAKVSWELLGVGAQLAASLGVELCALVIGEKVEHLCAEAFAHGASKAYLVDAPVYRNYRTEAYLEACCHLIAKHKPEVILMGATGMGRDLAGAVATRVATGLTADCTGLGIDDKRNLMQTRPAFGGNIMATIMCDKFRPQMATVRPNVMPMPECREGATGTIIREDFVVPEENILTKVIEIIHDTKNKSHVDITGAEFIVSGGRGMMAPENFAILKELAEELGGVVGASRSAVDAGWMPVDRQVGQTGKTVRPKIYIACGISGAIQHLVGMQDSDMVIAINRDRQAPIFEVATYGIVGDLFQVVPAITKRIRELKQQRTH
- a CDS encoding electron transfer flavoprotein subunit beta/FixA family protein produces the protein MLVVACIKQVPDTTQVQIDPVTNTLVREGIPFIVNPYDTHALEEALRLKDRFGCKVAAISMGPPNAEATLRKALALGVDMAILLSDRVFGGADTLATSNVLSAAIRKLHTEADEVGLVLCGKQTIDGDTAQVGPGIATRLAYHQLTLVDRIDNLDVGGKRIRVSRKLEGRHEIVEAPLPAMLTVVRELNRPRYPRVPMRLAAADAQVEVWNNQVLKLDEQAIGLKGSPTWVSKIFSPERAKGEIIGDGYGDPEGTAALLIDKLLAKDMLPL
- a CDS encoding ATP-dependent helicase — translated: MNLLTHLNPPQKEAVLHGEGPLLILAGAGSGKTRVITHRIAHLIRERGVPPWNILAVTFTNKAANEMAERVRKLLGGGEVPQISTFHAACGRILRREIHHLGYESSFAIYDDKDSERLLKDVLAELNLDDKRFPPKTIGAKIDDFKNRGLFPEDLDAVATGDIFNERLVRIYAAYQERLKKCNALDFGDMLIQTVRLLSQFPEVRRHYQERFQWILVDEYQDTNPVQYGLIKLLAGERRNLCVVGDDDQSIYSWRGADIRNILEFEKDFPGVRVVRLEQNYRSTATILKAAGEVVRHNFGRKGKTLWTENPAGENIRYLRVESDREEARTVCREISRLRAGGIPLEEMAVFYRTNAQSRQVEEALVSEALPYHIVGGVRFYARMEVKDVLAYLRVLDNPADEISLKRIINVPARGIGSASIDKISLQASRGGTSMYTALQDAAESGLLGAGPRAKVAAFAAMMERFRETGASLGLPGLTRMVMEESGYLTRLKESRDEDDAERLENLEQLLAAMEEFCERDPDAGLSEFLEQVSLVSDLEQGEQGKPSVTLMTLHAAKGLEFKAVFMIGMEERLFPHVRALDDLDGMEEERRLCYVGMTRARERLYLLNARRRYLFGQDQSNPPSRFLKDIPGELLDEEGNGTGSGYRTERTFGRTPAIRQEYAESHNLAAAAQFSDTNEIEVVPEPEEEYGEVFVGMKVRHAKFGVGTIRKIEGSGEAQKAIVWFNSAGPKKLLLRFAGLERA
- a CDS encoding xanthine dehydrogenase family protein molybdopterin-binding subunit, giving the protein MSEIIKVSRREFIKTGLLVGGGLVLACHIPLGGRDAAAAATTFAPNAFLRIGTDGSVTVIVNKSEMGQGVYTSLPMLIAEELECDWKRVRVQAAPVAPEYNHTQFGAIMVTGGSTSVRSEWERLSKAGAAAREMLVAAAAKSWKVEPSACRAENGVVVGPGGKRAGYGSLATRAAKLPVPQEPKLKNPKQRKLLGKPIHRLDSPAKINGTAIFGIDVHVPGMLTAVIARPPVFGGTVKSFDAKKALTVPGVKQVVAVPAGVAVVAEGFWPAQKGREALEITWDEGQWAQISTPAMREEYARLSAMPGLAARHDGDAPTELAKAAHPLQAEYEVPYLAHATMEPLNCFVDLKKDHCLIRTGSQFQTVDRNAAAREAGLKPEQVALETTFLGGGFGRRACPASDFVVEAVQVAKAVGKPVKVIRSRDDDMRAGFYRPMWYDRIAACLDDKGYPLAWRHTIVGQSIIAGTAFESAMVKGGIDHTSVEGAADTPYAIPNLLVDLHTTKNGVPVLWWRSVGHSHNAFVVESFLDELAHSAGKDPYQYRRALLANHPRHLAVLQTAAEKAGWGTKLPVGTGRGIALHESFGSFVAQVAEVSLDAAGQVQVHRVVCAIDCGRIVNPDTIAAQMESGIVFGLSAALYGAITLKNGRVEQGNFDTYPLVRMQGSPLVEVHIIPSDEPPGGVGEPGVPPIAPAVANALFAATGARIRSLPLTPEKVMAARSKA
- a CDS encoding nuclear transport factor 2 family protein, translating into MKIEHTPVTGREEKDNLMPQMRALSEFYEALNSRDMEKMAQNWVPSDEAVMDNPLGGIKRGWEEIRDVYERLFGSRSEYRFEFYDYTLHGAGELFYVVGRERGMFSMEGTVLDLAIRTSRIFRLMDGRWRQVHHHGSIEDPDLLASYQKAVLGKG
- a CDS encoding (Fe-S)-binding protein, yielding MTPNPTIFTPLLIVSLGIFAWGCWRRFSLVAIGQAENRFDNIGQRIGEMLQYAFGQKRVLAKPFGLNHFVIFWSFIILLVSNTEFLLHGVFPSISLSHLPDGVYFPLLLVIDVVSLLALVAVVIAMVRRIVAPPYPEARTIDAFFILGLIATLMMANFGMNAARISRLPENYLAIAHTYMPVSSVVAGLIASSAGALVFNVSWWAHAAALLIFMAYLPHSKHMHILTAIPNCFFRRLEKPNTQPREEFVGGNTFGVAQADRFTWKDLLDSMACTECGRCQKVCPANITGKPLNPRAVVHDIKVNLLENGALLKQGAAPAKPLIGDGGEGSVGEESIWGCTTCGACMEACPVFIEQMPKIVKMRRHLVETEAHFPEELLNLFENMEGRSNPWGIAPSERTKWCAQMEVKPFDKNTTEYLLYVGCAGSFDSRSKHVSVALAQLLDKAGVSWGILGKDEKCCGDSLRRLGNEYVFDRMAKENVRIFTERGVKKVITQCPHCFSTLKNDYKQYGLELEVIHHSEFLRNLVQDGYLKQEGASAELGATVFHDSCYLGRHNDVYDAPREVIKLATGAAPAEMERNRNNAFCCGAGGGRMWMEEHTGERINLNRVKEALEEKPDTICVSCPYCLTMFEDGLKDVKADSVKVRDVAEVLAEAVLR